From Oreochromis niloticus isolate F11D_XX linkage group LG1, O_niloticus_UMD_NMBU, whole genome shotgun sequence, a single genomic window includes:
- the LOC100699077 gene encoding E3 ubiquitin-protein ligase AMFR — protein sequence MPLLFLERFPWPSLQTYTALSVALLAGSIFSAYTTVTDPGFGALETDEAQPPSEVERELLKNDISNTELATTVLWYLVTDSLFVWVLVNTFCCSLMLIAKMIQYVVFGPLRVSEKQHLKDKFWNFIFYKFIFIFGVLNVQTVEEVVMWCLWFSALVFLHLMVQLCKDRFEYLSFSPSTPMNSHVRVLCLLVSLLLDCCGLAVVCGLLGASHGMHTLSFMAAECLLVTVRTGHVIMRYSIHLWDLNHPGTWESKGTYVYYTDFIMELAMLFLDLMHHIHMLLFGNIWLSMASLVIFMQLRYLFHEVQRRVRRHKNYLRVINNMETRFAVATAEELAANDDDCAICWDAMLTARKLPCGHLFHNSCLRSWLEQDTSCPTCRKSLNISGDGGQARSPQQGGGLEDNIGPVGAPPDARPHINQHNHFFHFDGSRIASWLPSFSVEVMHTTNILGIAQANNSQLMAMAHQIQEMFPQVPSYLVLQDLQLTRSVEVTTDNILEGRIQVPFPTQAIERAPLQVNPAPDEQPGSSGAAEQGESDNLEVRGGRFSKSAEERQKMLKQRKEEMLQQARRKYLNKNSEDQDEDLPGLEEDVPELDSTVLRRRTMAAAAERRLQNLQDPAP from the exons ATGCCTCTGCTGTTTTTGGAGAGGTTTCCTTGGCCCAGCCTGCAGACCTACACAGCACTGAGTGTGGCTTTGCTTGCTGGTAGCATCTTCAGTGCCTACACCACAGTAACTGACCCGGGATTTGGGGCCTTGGAAACGGATGAGGCACAGCCTCCCTCCGAGGTGGAGCGTGAACTTCTAAAGAATGATATTAGTAATACAGAACTGGCAACAACTGTCCTGTGGTATCTTGTCACAGACAGTCTCTTTGTGTGG GTGTTAGTGAACACATTCTGCTGCTCGTTGATGTTAATTGCTAAAATGATTCAGTACGTGGTGTTTGGCCCACTCAGAGTCAGTGAGAAGCAG CACCTGAAAGATAAATTCTGGAACTTCATTTTCTACAAGTTCATCTTCATTTTTGGTGTACTGAACGTCCAGACAGTGGAGGAGGTGGTCATGTGGTGTCTGTGGTTCTCCGCACTCGTTTTTCTCCACCTAATGGTTCAGCTCTGCAAGGATCGCTTTGAATAt CTGTCTTTCTCCCCATCCACACCTATGAACAGCCATGTGCGAGTGCTCTGTCTGCTGGTCTCCCTGCTTCTGGACTGTTGTGGCCTGGCTGTGGTCTGCGGCCTCCTGGGAGCTTCTCATGGCATGCACACGCTCTCCTTCATGGCAGCAGAG TGTCTGCTGGTGACTGTGCGCACTGGACATGTCATCATGCG ATACTCAATTCATCTCTGGGATTTGAACCATCCAGGGACTTGGGAGAGTAAGGGGACATATGTCTACTACACAGACTTCATAATGGAGCTGGCCATGCTGTTTCTTGACCTAATGCACCATATCCATATGCTG CTTTTCGGGAATATCTGGCTGTCCATGGCAAGCTTGGTTATCTTCATGCAGCTGCGATATCTTTTCCATGAGGTGCAGCGCCGTGTCCGCCGACATAAGAACTATCTGCGTGTCATTAATAACATGGAGACAAG ATTTGCTGTTGCTACTGCAGAGGAGCTGGCAGCCAATGATGATGATTGTGCCATTTGCTGGGATGCCATGCTTACAGCACGCAAACTGCCCTGCGGTCATCTCTTCCACAA CTCTTGTTTGCGCTCGTGGCTTGAGCAGGACACGTCGTGTCCCACATGTCGGAAATCCCTGAATATTAGTGGGGATGGGGGCCAAGCAAGAAGCCCGCAGCAGGGTGGGGGTTTGGAGGACAACATTGGCCCAGTTGGAGCTCCCCCAGATGCCAGACCACATATCAACCAACACAATCACTTCTTCCACTTTGATG GATCTCGTATCGCCAGCTGGCTGCCCAGTTTCTCAGTAGAAGTAATGCATACTACTAACATCTTGGGCATTGCTCAAGCAAATAACTCCCAGCTTATGGCTATG GCTCATCAGATTCAAGAGATGTTTCCTCAGGTGCCCTCCTACCTGGTACTGCAAGACTTACAGTTGACCCGCTCTGTGGAAGTTACTACTGACAACATCCTGGAGGGACGTATCCAGGTGCCTTTCCCTACGCAG GCCATAGAGCGAGCCCCTTTACAGGTTAATCCTGCACCAGATGAGCAGCCTGGGTCCAGTGGAGCAGCTGAGCAGGGTGAATCTGACAACTTGGAGGTTAGAGGAGGCCGCTTCTCTAAGTCTGCAGAGGAGAGGCAGAAGATGTTAAAGCAGAGGAAAGAAGAGATGCTTCAGCAAGCACGCAG
- the si:dkey-148a17.6 gene encoding leukotriene B4 receptor 1 isoform X1 has product MVSVQQPVKAVGTLAQLYGTKNTTVSTSPCSMNNTYQLSSQEEMAPSEFDGGTVVACVILGLSFLAGAPGNLLVIWTILRHVKKRSHTVVIILHLAVADLLVLITLPLWIYSLAHSWIFGEVSCKAMVFMINTCMYSSVFLITLMSVERFVAVRYPFASAHWKRKQALNKVLLVLWTAALLFSIPVIPTQIVDNDSGEDHCLYREYTSVTQELVCLLLETLVGYIIPFSILVVCYGCLCSRITRMTLKSKRKSTILIASVVVAFGICWTPHHIGNILSLIILATENSYKDVAEHLENVRATMAFVTGAMVFISSTINPILYMFAARSFRSSLRDTGIQKLFRHISSTSPGEGNREVSYVSKRPSNQTSTSHVLSESKDQIGVLMTMCENNPSGQ; this is encoded by the exons ATGGTGTCAGTCCAGCAACCTGTGAAGGCAGTAGGGACGTTAGCCCAACTTTACGGGACAAAGA ACACCACAGTCAGCACATCGCCTTGCAGCATGAACAACACATACCAGCTGTCTTCTCAAGAGGAAATGGCCCCTTCAGAGTTTGATGGTGGGACAGTGGTGGCATGTGTGATCCTTGGTTTGTCCTTCCTGGCCGGAGCTCCTGGGAACCTGCTGGTGATCTGGACCATCCTGAGACATGTTAAAAAGCGCTCCCACACAGTGGTGATTATTCTACACCTGGCTGTTGCGGACCTGCTTGTCCTCATCACCCTGCCTCTGTGGATCTACTCTCTGGCCCACTCCTGGATATTTGGGGAGGTATCTTGCAAAGCAATGGTGTTCATGATCAACACGTGTATGTACAGCAGCGTTTTTCTCATCACCCTCATGAGCGTGGAGCGTTTTGTGGCTGTGCGATATCCATTTGCTTCAGCTCACTGGAAGAGGAAACAAGCTCTGAATAAAGTACTGCTGGTTCTGTGGACTGCAGCACTCTTGTTCAGCATACCTGTCATCCCAACTCAGATTGTTGACAACGATTCTGGTGAGGATCACTGCCTGTACCGTGAATATACTTCTGTGACCCAGGAACTGGTGTGTCTCTTGTTAGAGACACTGGTTGGCTACATAATACCCTTCTCCATCCTTGTGGTCTGCTACGGCTGCCTGTGCAGCCGGATTACTCGGATGACTCTCAAATCCAAACGCAAGTCCACCATCCTGATCGCCAGTGTCGTGGTTGCATTTGGCATTTGCTGGACACCTCATCACATAGGAAATATCCTCTCGCTGATCATCCTGGCAACTGAAAACTCCTACAAGGATGTAGCAGAACATTTGGAAAATGTGAGGGCCACTATGGCTTTTGTTACTGGAGCCATGgtctttatcagcagcacaATTAACCCCATCCTCTACATGTTTGCAGCTCGCTCCTTCAGGAGCTCCCTCCGTGACACAGGCATCCAGAAGCTCTTCCGCCACATCTCGAGCACCTCCCCAGGTGAGGGCAACAGGGAGGTGTCCTATGTGTCCAAGAGACCCAGCAATCAGACCAGCACCTCTCATGTGCTATCTGAGTCAAAAGATCAAATAGGTGTGTTGATGACAATGTGTGAAAACAATCCATCTGGGCAGTAA
- the LOC109202439 gene encoding endochitinase A1 — MKDTHFVDFLQHFNEHTKCSKEKPCLLLLDNHESHLSIDGLNYAKENGIIMLSFPPHCSHRLQPLDRSVYGPLKRHINSTCDAWMRNNPGKTMSIYDIPGIVVIAYPLAATPLNIQAGFRVAGIQPYNRNVFLEAKFAPSYVTDRPIPDPALPGPSTNSDLPGPSTTSALPGPSTNTALPGPSTTSDLPGPSTTSALPGPSTNSALLGPSTTSALPGPSTNSALLGPSTTSALPGPSTNSALLGPSTNSELPSSSTISITSSPLPSTAITDSGLPTPEDIRPYPKAGRRKPSSKGRKRRKSAILTDTPVKQQLEKEKNKAESSKKLFQKRGTRGGKTSGPMKNNAAKRRKIIQESSSDDEECFCLVCVEPFSNSRPKETWVKCVKCNKWAHDACTSGQAIYVCQNCDSEVESD, encoded by the coding sequence ATGAAAGACACACACTTTGTTGACTTCCTGCAACATTTCAATGAACATACAAAGTGTTCAAAGGAGAAGCCCTGTTTACTCCTTTTGGACAACCACGAGTCTCATCTGTCCATTGATGGACTCAATTATGCCAAAGAAAATGGCATAATCATGCTGTCATTCCCACCCCACTGCTCACATCGGCTCCAACCATTAGACAGGTCTGTCTACGGGCCACTAAAGAGGCACATCAACAGCACGTGTGATGCCTGGATGAGGAACAACCCTGGGAAGACAATGTCTATTTATGACATTCCTGGGATTGTGGTAATTGCATATCCTCTGGCTGCAACCCCATTGAACATTCAGGCTGGTTTTAGGGTGGCTGGGATTCAACCTTACAACAGAAATGTATTTCTGGAAGCCAAGTTTGCACCATCCTACGTCACAGATCGCCCTATTCCGGACCCTGCCCTGCCAGGCCCCAGCACCAACTCTGACCTGCCAGGCCCCAGCACTACCTCTGCACTGCCAGGCCCCAGCACCAACACTGCACTGCCAGGCCCCAGCACCACCTCTGACCTGCCAGGCCCCAGCACTACCTCTGCACTGCCAGGCCCCAGCACTAACTCTGCACTGCTAGGCCCCAGCACTACCTCTGCACTGCCAGGCCCCAGCACTAACTCTGCACTGCTAGGCCCCAGCACTACCTCTGCACTGCCAGGCCCCAGCACCAACTCTGCACTGCTAGGCCCCAGCACCAACTCTGAACTGCCAAGCTCCAGCACCATCTCTATCACGAGCTCACCCTTACCCAGCACTGCAATTACTGACAGCGGACTACCAACTCCAGAGGACATCCGGCCATATCCAAAAGCTGGCCGCCGAAAACCATCCAGCAAAGGAAGAAAACGACGCAAATCAGCAATTCTAACTGACACGCCAGTGAAGCAGCaactagaaaaagaaaagaataaggCTGAATCTAGCAAAAAGCTGTTTCAAAAGAGAGGGACGCGAGGGGGGAAAACATCTGGACCTATGAAGAACAACGCagctaaaagaagaaaaataattcaAGAGTCATCATCAGATGATGAAGAGTGCTTCTGCCTTGTCTGTGTGGAGCCATTTTCAAACAGTCGTCCAAAAGAGACCTGGGTAAAATGCGTAAAATGCAACAAATGGGCCCATGATGCTTGCACCTCAGGCCAGGCAATTTATGTGTGCCAGAATTGTGACTCTGAAGTTGAGTCTGATTAA
- the LOC100698635 gene encoding leukotriene B4 receptor 1-like, with protein MNHSVELSPSEEFDGSTAVACVILGLSFLIGAPGNLLVIWTILRHVKQRSHTVVIILHLAVADLLVLITLPLWIYSLAHTWVFGAVLCKTLVYTVTVCMFSSIFLITVMSVERFLAICHPFLMMRWKTKSNIKIYLVLLWLLAFLLGVPALTQNLEETDGNVQCFTRELHSDTNTIIVLCLDTLLGFIVPFIVLSICYCLIAAQIKKMSFNSKEKSMVLIHSVVIAFTVCWLPYHVINIIDLICILSWPDTDDNCVSKSIIFIAGALVFISSSVNPVLYAFFAKNLQGSLEESRLVRLFKEIATNTNKVRELAVQQQTDERAASTKEELLSDCV; from the coding sequence ATGAACCACTCAGTCGAGTTGTCTCCTTCAGAGGAGTTTGATGGCAGCACAGCAGTGGCGTGTGTGATCCTCGGTTTGTCCTTCCTGATTGGAGCTCCTGGGAACCTGCTGGTGATCTGGACCATCCTGAGACATGTCAAGCAGCGCTCCCATACTGTGGTGATCATTCTGCACTTGGCTGTTGCGGACCTGCTGGTTCTCATCACCCTGCCTCTGTGGATCTATTCTCTGGCTCACACTTGGGTGTTTGGAGCGGTATTGTGCAAGACCTTAGTGTACACTGTGACTGTGTGCATGTTCAGCAGCATCTTCTTGATCACTGTTATGAGCGTGGAGCGCTTTCTTGCCATCTGTCATCCATTTCTGATGATGCGCTGGAAGACaaaaagcaatataaaaatatatcttgTACTTTTGTGGCTGCTTGCTTTCCTTCTAGGAGTGCCTGCCTTAACACAGAATCTGGAAGAAACTGACGGAAATGTGCAATGTTTCACCAGGGAATTACACTCTGACACCAACACAATTATCGTCCTTTGCCTAGACACCTTGTTGGGCTTTATAGTTCCTTTCATTGTTCTTAGTATCTGCTACTGTCTAATAGCTGCACAGATCAAGAAGATGAGTTTCAATTCAAAAGAGAAATCCATGGTTCTCATCCATTCTGTAGTGATTGCTTTCACAGTGTGCTGGTTGCCTTACCACGTTATCAACATTATTGATCTGATTTGCATCTTAAGCTGGCCAGACACTGATGACAACTGTGTATCAAAGTCTATCATCTTCATAGCTGGTGCCCTGGTTTTCATCAGTAGTTCAGTAAATCCTGTGTTATATGCCTTCTTTGCAAAGAACTTACAAGGGAGTCTGGAAGAGTCCCGACTAGTGAGGCTATTTAAGGAAATAGCCACTAACACAAACAAAGTGAGGGAGCTGGCAGTGCAACAGCAGACAGACGAGAGGGCAGCAAGTACAAAAGAAGAGCTGCTATCTGACTGTGTGTGA
- the si:dkey-148a17.6 gene encoding leukotriene B4 receptor 1 isoform X2: MNNTYQLSSQEEMAPSEFDGGTVVACVILGLSFLAGAPGNLLVIWTILRHVKKRSHTVVIILHLAVADLLVLITLPLWIYSLAHSWIFGEVSCKAMVFMINTCMYSSVFLITLMSVERFVAVRYPFASAHWKRKQALNKVLLVLWTAALLFSIPVIPTQIVDNDSGEDHCLYREYTSVTQELVCLLLETLVGYIIPFSILVVCYGCLCSRITRMTLKSKRKSTILIASVVVAFGICWTPHHIGNILSLIILATENSYKDVAEHLENVRATMAFVTGAMVFISSTINPILYMFAARSFRSSLRDTGIQKLFRHISSTSPGEGNREVSYVSKRPSNQTSTSHVLSESKDQIGVLMTMCENNPSGQ, translated from the coding sequence ATGAACAACACATACCAGCTGTCTTCTCAAGAGGAAATGGCCCCTTCAGAGTTTGATGGTGGGACAGTGGTGGCATGTGTGATCCTTGGTTTGTCCTTCCTGGCCGGAGCTCCTGGGAACCTGCTGGTGATCTGGACCATCCTGAGACATGTTAAAAAGCGCTCCCACACAGTGGTGATTATTCTACACCTGGCTGTTGCGGACCTGCTTGTCCTCATCACCCTGCCTCTGTGGATCTACTCTCTGGCCCACTCCTGGATATTTGGGGAGGTATCTTGCAAAGCAATGGTGTTCATGATCAACACGTGTATGTACAGCAGCGTTTTTCTCATCACCCTCATGAGCGTGGAGCGTTTTGTGGCTGTGCGATATCCATTTGCTTCAGCTCACTGGAAGAGGAAACAAGCTCTGAATAAAGTACTGCTGGTTCTGTGGACTGCAGCACTCTTGTTCAGCATACCTGTCATCCCAACTCAGATTGTTGACAACGATTCTGGTGAGGATCACTGCCTGTACCGTGAATATACTTCTGTGACCCAGGAACTGGTGTGTCTCTTGTTAGAGACACTGGTTGGCTACATAATACCCTTCTCCATCCTTGTGGTCTGCTACGGCTGCCTGTGCAGCCGGATTACTCGGATGACTCTCAAATCCAAACGCAAGTCCACCATCCTGATCGCCAGTGTCGTGGTTGCATTTGGCATTTGCTGGACACCTCATCACATAGGAAATATCCTCTCGCTGATCATCCTGGCAACTGAAAACTCCTACAAGGATGTAGCAGAACATTTGGAAAATGTGAGGGCCACTATGGCTTTTGTTACTGGAGCCATGgtctttatcagcagcacaATTAACCCCATCCTCTACATGTTTGCAGCTCGCTCCTTCAGGAGCTCCCTCCGTGACACAGGCATCCAGAAGCTCTTCCGCCACATCTCGAGCACCTCCCCAGGTGAGGGCAACAGGGAGGTGTCCTATGTGTCCAAGAGACCCAGCAATCAGACCAGCACCTCTCATGTGCTATCTGAGTCAAAAGATCAAATAGGTGTGTTGATGACAATGTGTGAAAACAATCCATCTGGGCAGTAA